The Zingiber officinale cultivar Zhangliang chromosome 9A, Zo_v1.1, whole genome shotgun sequence genome window below encodes:
- the LOC122019360 gene encoding phytolongin Phyl1.2-like, whose protein sequence is MDSDPNSRRPGNIVFFSISKDQDLVHFYNGGGEDLRALAQDWLRNAKRYHVWHSHTEGNKTFGFLMRDGLTFFAIDDAAGSGNAGMLSFLERLRDAHKNAPRKDKIDGEVLNWVLRVRSGDKSRNGSKDDGALKIEEFPGSAGGVISLSQSLSLRLMAQQRARKLWWRQLKIVAAVDVLLCLAMFAICYEIYETFKHLALPLITKIQIYLMELTEDYG, encoded by the exons ATGGATTCCGATCCCAATTCGCGTCGGCCGGGCAATATCGTCTTCTTCAGCATCTCCAAGGATCAGGATCTCGTCCACTTCTACAATGGCGGCGGCgaggacctccgggcgctcgccCAAGATTGGCTCCGCAACGCAAAGCGATACCACGTGTGGCACTCCCACACCGAAGGCAACAAGACGTTCGGCTTCCTGATGCGCGACGGCCTCACCTTCTTCGCCATCGACGACGCCGCCGGCTCCGGCAACGCCGGGATGCTCTCCTTCCTTGAGCGCCTCCGAGACGCCCACAAGAATGCGCCAAGGAAGGACAAGATCGACGGGGAGGTGCTCAACTGGGTCCTCCGGGTGAGATCCGGCGATAAATCGAGGAACGGGTCGAAGGACGACGGGGCTCTGAAGATCGAGGAGTTCCCGGGGTCGGCTGGGGGCGTGATTTCTCTCAGCCAGAGCTTGAGCTTGAGGCTCATGGCGCAGCAGCGCGCTCGGAAGTTGTGGTGGCGGCAGCTGAAGATCGTGGCCGCCGTCGACGTGCTGCTCTGTCTCGCGATGTTCGCGATCTG TTATGAAATTTACGAAACCTTCAAACATCTTGCATTACCTCTTATTACAAAGATTCAAATCTACCTCATGGAGTTGACTGAAGATTATGGATAA
- the LOC122020706 gene encoding auxin response factor 7-like isoform X1 produces the protein MAVALANSSPGFGTSGDALYKELWHACAGPLVTLPREGERVYYFPQGHMEQLEASTNQGLDQHVPAFNLPSKILCKVVNVVLRAEPDTDEVFAQITLLPESNLGEVTSPDPTLPDPERPMVHSFCKTLTASDTSTHGGFSVLRRHADECLPPLEMSQDPPCQELIAKDLQGNDWRFRHIFRGQPKRHLLTTGWSVFVSSKRLVAGDAFIFLRGENDELRVGVRRLKRQLNNMPSSVISSHSMHLGVLATASHAITTGTLFSVFYKPRVSQSEFIVSLNKYLEAKNHKLSVGMRFKMRFEGDEAPERRLSGTIVGVNEKAFSQWEDSEWRSLKVRWDERLSVALPERVSPWELEPFVAAIPPISQPFQRVKRARPPVSLPVSSDVSSASGAWKTPSQTTQMFSFSTSQRVSELYSPSKPITVFSPVSNPNSVGLETKNSPTVASSLMCRPVRPETQSDALSASSNKDSCDRRQETHKGCRLFGIHLTEGRGIEVTSSVPIVAGAGADKSMTSLEVDSEQQSQPSADQSGTPTVTSETDKLCLREMQTRQLRSCTKVHMQGMAVGRAVDLTRLSGYDKLVHKLEDMFNIKGELTGALKKWVVVYTDDEDDTMMVGDDPWLEFCNMVRKIYIYTSEEAKRLSPKKKLPMMDEAIKLGSKKSLLDADADAGADQSNLEDGDTGGYA, from the exons ATGGCTGTGGCGCTTGCAAATAGCTCACCAGGTTTCG GGACTTCTGGTGATGCATTGTATAAGGAATTATGGCATGCATGTGCTGGGCCCTTGGTTACGTTACCCCGTGAAGGAGAGCGTGTTTATTACTTTCCTCAAGGTCACATGGAGCAG CTGGAAGCCTCAACAAATCAAGGGCTAGACCAGCATGTGCCAGCATTCAATCTACCCTCAAAAATCCTATGCAAGGTGGTCAACGTTGTTCTTCGA GCAGAACCAGATACAGATGAAGTTTTTGCGCAGATTACCCTCTTACCTGAATCAAAT CTTGGTGAGGTCACTAGTCCGGATCCTACTCTACCTGATCCTGAAAGGCCCATGGTTCACTCCTTTTGTAAGACATTAACTGCCTCTGATACGAGCACTCATGGAGGTTTCTCAGTCCTCAGAAGGCATGCTGATGAATGCCTTCCTCCACTG GAAATGTCTCAGGATCCACCTTGCCAAGAACTCATTGCCAAAGATCTTCAAGGAAATGACTGGCGATTTCGTCACATCTTTCGAG GTCAACCTAAGCGCCACCTTCTTACAACTGGTTGGAGTGTCTTTGTTAGTTCAAAGCGATTGGTAGCTGGTGATGCGTTTATATTTCTAAG AGGGGAAAACGATGAACTGCGTGTTGGTGTCAGAAGGCTCAAGAGACAGTTAAATAACATGCCATCATCTGTCATATCCAGTCATAGCATGCATCTTGGAGTTCTTGCTACAGCATCCCACGCAATCACTACGGGCACTCTTTTTTCTGTCTTCTATAAGCCACG AGTAAGCCAATCTGAATTTATCGTAAGCCTGAACAAATATCTTGAGGCTAAAAACCACAAATTGTCTGTCGGGATGAGGTTCAAGATGAGATTTGAGGGTGATGAGGCTCCTGAAAGAAG ATTAAGTGGTACTATTGTCGGTGTAAATGAGAAGGCATTTTCTCAATGGGAAGATTCAGAATGGAGATCATTAAAG GTCCGATGGGATGAGCGATTATCAGTTGCCCTTCCAGAGAGAGTGTCTCCTTGGGAATTAGAGCCATTCGTCGCAGCTATTCCTCCGATCTCCCAACCATTTCAGAGAGTCAAGCGTGCACGACCACCGGTTTCACTTCCTGTTTCATCTGATGTATCGTCTGCGTCTG GTGCATGGAAAACGCCATCCCAGACTACCCAAATGTTCTCTTTCTCAACTTCGCAAAGAGTTTCGGAGCTATATTCACCATCTAAACCAATCACTGTGTTCTCACCTGTATCTAATCCTAATTCTGTTGGACTTGAAACAAAAAATTCTCCGACCGTTGCCAGCAGCCTCATGTGCCGGCCAGTCAGACCAGAAACTCAAAGTGATGCCTTGTCGGCAAGCAGCAATAAGGATTCATGTGATCGAAGGCAGGAGACTCACAAAGGCTGCAGGCTATTTGGTATTCACCTAACTGAAGGGCGCGGAATAGAAGTAACATCATCGGTTCCAATCGTTGCCGGAGCTGGGGCGGACAAGTCAATGACATCTTTGGAAGTAGATTCAGAGCAACAATCACAACCATCTGCTGACCAATCTGGCACACCTACAGTCACCAGTGAGACCGATAAGTTGTGTTTGAGGGAGATGCAAACCCGGCAACTCAGGAGCTGCACCAAG GTGCACATGCAAGGAATGGCAGTTGGCAGGGCAGTGGACTTAACCAGATTATCCGGATACGATAAACTTGTACataagttagaagatatgttcaATATCAAAGGGGAGCTTACCGGTGCACTCAAAAAGTGGGTAGTCGTCTACACAGATGATGAGGACGACACAATGATGGTCGGCGATGACCCCTGGCT TGAGTTCTGCAACATGGTGAGGAAGATATACATCTACACAAGTGAAGAGGCCAAGAGACTCTCTCCCAAGAAGAAGCTGCCAATGATGGATGAGGCCATCAAGCTTGGCTCAAAGAAATCCTTGCTCGATGCTGATGCGGACGCTGGTGCTGATCAGAGCAACCTCGAAGACGGCGACACTGGTGGTTATGCTTAG
- the LOC122020706 gene encoding auxin response factor 7-like isoform X2 translates to MHCIRNYGMHVLGPWLRYPVKESVFITFLKLEASTNQGLDQHVPAFNLPSKILCKVVNVVLRAEPDTDEVFAQITLLPESNLGEVTSPDPTLPDPERPMVHSFCKTLTASDTSTHGGFSVLRRHADECLPPLEMSQDPPCQELIAKDLQGNDWRFRHIFRGQPKRHLLTTGWSVFVSSKRLVAGDAFIFLRGENDELRVGVRRLKRQLNNMPSSVISSHSMHLGVLATASHAITTGTLFSVFYKPRVSQSEFIVSLNKYLEAKNHKLSVGMRFKMRFEGDEAPERRLSGTIVGVNEKAFSQWEDSEWRSLKVRWDERLSVALPERVSPWELEPFVAAIPPISQPFQRVKRARPPVSLPVSSDVSSASGAWKTPSQTTQMFSFSTSQRVSELYSPSKPITVFSPVSNPNSVGLETKNSPTVASSLMCRPVRPETQSDALSASSNKDSCDRRQETHKGCRLFGIHLTEGRGIEVTSSVPIVAGAGADKSMTSLEVDSEQQSQPSADQSGTPTVTSETDKLCLREMQTRQLRSCTKVHMQGMAVGRAVDLTRLSGYDKLVHKLEDMFNIKGELTGALKKWVVVYTDDEDDTMMVGDDPWLEFCNMVRKIYIYTSEEAKRLSPKKKLPMMDEAIKLGSKKSLLDADADAGADQSNLEDGDTGGYA, encoded by the exons ATGCATTGTATAAGGAATTATGGCATGCATGTGCTGGGCCCTTGGTTACGTTACCCCGTGAAGGAGAGCGTGTTTATTACTTTCCTCAAG CTGGAAGCCTCAACAAATCAAGGGCTAGACCAGCATGTGCCAGCATTCAATCTACCCTCAAAAATCCTATGCAAGGTGGTCAACGTTGTTCTTCGA GCAGAACCAGATACAGATGAAGTTTTTGCGCAGATTACCCTCTTACCTGAATCAAAT CTTGGTGAGGTCACTAGTCCGGATCCTACTCTACCTGATCCTGAAAGGCCCATGGTTCACTCCTTTTGTAAGACATTAACTGCCTCTGATACGAGCACTCATGGAGGTTTCTCAGTCCTCAGAAGGCATGCTGATGAATGCCTTCCTCCACTG GAAATGTCTCAGGATCCACCTTGCCAAGAACTCATTGCCAAAGATCTTCAAGGAAATGACTGGCGATTTCGTCACATCTTTCGAG GTCAACCTAAGCGCCACCTTCTTACAACTGGTTGGAGTGTCTTTGTTAGTTCAAAGCGATTGGTAGCTGGTGATGCGTTTATATTTCTAAG AGGGGAAAACGATGAACTGCGTGTTGGTGTCAGAAGGCTCAAGAGACAGTTAAATAACATGCCATCATCTGTCATATCCAGTCATAGCATGCATCTTGGAGTTCTTGCTACAGCATCCCACGCAATCACTACGGGCACTCTTTTTTCTGTCTTCTATAAGCCACG AGTAAGCCAATCTGAATTTATCGTAAGCCTGAACAAATATCTTGAGGCTAAAAACCACAAATTGTCTGTCGGGATGAGGTTCAAGATGAGATTTGAGGGTGATGAGGCTCCTGAAAGAAG ATTAAGTGGTACTATTGTCGGTGTAAATGAGAAGGCATTTTCTCAATGGGAAGATTCAGAATGGAGATCATTAAAG GTCCGATGGGATGAGCGATTATCAGTTGCCCTTCCAGAGAGAGTGTCTCCTTGGGAATTAGAGCCATTCGTCGCAGCTATTCCTCCGATCTCCCAACCATTTCAGAGAGTCAAGCGTGCACGACCACCGGTTTCACTTCCTGTTTCATCTGATGTATCGTCTGCGTCTG GTGCATGGAAAACGCCATCCCAGACTACCCAAATGTTCTCTTTCTCAACTTCGCAAAGAGTTTCGGAGCTATATTCACCATCTAAACCAATCACTGTGTTCTCACCTGTATCTAATCCTAATTCTGTTGGACTTGAAACAAAAAATTCTCCGACCGTTGCCAGCAGCCTCATGTGCCGGCCAGTCAGACCAGAAACTCAAAGTGATGCCTTGTCGGCAAGCAGCAATAAGGATTCATGTGATCGAAGGCAGGAGACTCACAAAGGCTGCAGGCTATTTGGTATTCACCTAACTGAAGGGCGCGGAATAGAAGTAACATCATCGGTTCCAATCGTTGCCGGAGCTGGGGCGGACAAGTCAATGACATCTTTGGAAGTAGATTCAGAGCAACAATCACAACCATCTGCTGACCAATCTGGCACACCTACAGTCACCAGTGAGACCGATAAGTTGTGTTTGAGGGAGATGCAAACCCGGCAACTCAGGAGCTGCACCAAG GTGCACATGCAAGGAATGGCAGTTGGCAGGGCAGTGGACTTAACCAGATTATCCGGATACGATAAACTTGTACataagttagaagatatgttcaATATCAAAGGGGAGCTTACCGGTGCACTCAAAAAGTGGGTAGTCGTCTACACAGATGATGAGGACGACACAATGATGGTCGGCGATGACCCCTGGCT TGAGTTCTGCAACATGGTGAGGAAGATATACATCTACACAAGTGAAGAGGCCAAGAGACTCTCTCCCAAGAAGAAGCTGCCAATGATGGATGAGGCCATCAAGCTTGGCTCAAAGAAATCCTTGCTCGATGCTGATGCGGACGCTGGTGCTGATCAGAGCAACCTCGAAGACGGCGACACTGGTGGTTATGCTTAG
- the LOC122020429 gene encoding uncharacterized protein LOC122020429 produces MQQPRVENPGWAAFDRKHRKKECDGPEENVDAFPSLSNLHSSLATKSLISNNFKPMKPFTFVIQRNLELPPLETGFKIGAKTDNVCQKYADHQGTAKTQGVSSMKLLMDVHTWADQQLIEDVLSAVDDDIDQASVLLKGMASTDSKTEAEAGFSDPITLITKDKCEEESNCIQKDSLLSDNVHKVSISNKLFCIPAEPEWEEDDVYLNHRKDALKMVRAASQHVRAASNAYSRGDHVSARHLSVKAQEEWVAANKLNHKAAEEILLARNSQDDRWKLDLHGLHASEAVKALTQHLHVLESEIRNHHASPTPNPSLQRQSVSQRQSVLQVITGIGKHSRGQASLPLAIKNFLTENRYHFNEARPGVFAVHPKFRYK; encoded by the exons ATGCAGCAGCCTAGGGTTGAAAATCCTGGTTGGGCTGCCTTTGATCGCAAGCATCGTAAAAAAGAATGTGATGGGCCTGAAGAGAATGTGGATGCCTTCCCCTCCCTCTCAAACCTACATTCTTCATTGGCAACAAAAAGTTTGATAAGTAACAACTTCAAGCCCATGAAGCCCTTTACTTTTGTAATTCAACGCAATCTAGAACTCCCACCACTTGAGACTGGCTTCAAAATTGGGGCAAAAACTGATAACGTGTGCCAAAAGTATGCTGATCATCAGGGTACTGCTAAAACTCAAGGAGTTTCTTCTATGAAGCTTCTAATGGATGTCCATACTTGGGCTGATCAGCAGTTGATTGAAGATGTATTATCTGCCGTTGATGATGACATAGACCAAGCTTCtgtccttcttaaaggcatggcTTCAACTGATAGTAAAACTGAGGCAGAAGCTGGCTTTTCTGATCCAATCACTCTGATAACGAAAGACAAATGTGAAGAGGAAAGTAACTGCATCCAGAAAGACAGTCTGCTGTCAGATAATGTACATAAAGTATCTATATCAAATAAATTATTCTGTATACCAGCTGAACCTGAATGGGAAGAAGATGATGTCTACTTGAATCACCGAAAAGATGCATTGAAGATGGTGAG GGCAGCATCACAACATGTGCGGGCTGCTAGTAATGCATACTCAAGGGGTGATCACGTTTCTGCACGGCATCTTTCGGTGAAAGCTCAAGAGGAGTGGGTAGCTGCTAATAAACTGAACCACAAGGCAGCAGAAGAAATTTTGCTTGCTAGAAACAGCCAGGATGATCGGTGGAAGTTAGACTTGCATGGTCTGCATGCATCTGAAGCAGTGAAGGCACTCACTCAACATCTTCATGTACTGGAATCTGAAATCAGGAACCATCATGCTTCACCTACGCCAAATCCTTCTCTGCAAAGGCAATCAGTGTCACAAAGGCAATCAGTATTACAAGTAATTACAG GGATAGGTAAACATAGCAGAGGACAAGCTTCACTTCCTTTGGCAATAaaaaattttctcactgaaaacaG ATATCATTTCAACGAAGCTCGACCCGGTGTATTTGCTGTGCATCCTAAGTTTCGCTACAAGTGA